One region of Glycine max cultivar Williams 82 chromosome 9, Glycine_max_v4.0, whole genome shotgun sequence genomic DNA includes:
- the LOC100808172 gene encoding scarecrow-like protein 8: protein MSSPGFPGGGSASEFFAGAGVFGGRSIPGATMNNPNAAASATINNLHPLYRTQQQQNLPAMFLDPSSQIAQRQTPTFIGKRTLTEFQAYNQTNNNPNHVLSNLLLRSVKPRTSLYHTSMDFPVPELQNQNLYSNQTQRFGVPLLHQLRPQPINLPNNGPVPMTGPNFGYRNSNLGLPQNQNRVRVSLPVSVPVQVHSSEPEKKIMDHRLLELEKQLLEDNDDEGEADAASVITTSEWSETYQNLISPSPVQKPVLTTTSPTSSTTSSTSSSSSVASPASGCSKQTLMEAASAIVEGKHDVAAEILNRLNGVNRSDRLTDCMVSALKSRMNPVEYPPPVAELFRKEHADSTQMLLENSVCFTVGFMAANLAILEAAFEEKTETSRFCVVDFEIGQGKQYLHLLNALSARGQNVAVKIAAVAEKGGEERVRAVGDMLRLLAERLRIRFEFKIVATQKIAELTRESLGCDADDVLMVNFAFKLNKIPDESVSPENPRDELLRRVKRLAPRVVTVVEQEINGNTAPFLARVAETLSYYGALLESIEATTVGKDNSINNSDRVRLEEGLSRKLHNSVACEGRDRVERCEVFGKWRARMSMAGFELKPLSQSMVESIKARLISANNRVNSGLTVKEENGGICFGWMGRTLTVASAWR, encoded by the coding sequence ATGTCATCGCCGGGGTTCCCTGGCGGCGGTAGTGCGTCTGAGTTTTTCGCTGGAGCGGGTGTTTTCGGCGGCAGATCCATTCCGGGGGCCACCATGAACAACCCCAACGCCGCCGCTTCCGCCACCATCAACAACCTCCACCCTCTCTACCgaacccaacaacaacagaaccTTCCCGCAATGTTTCTAGATCCTTCCTCGCAGATCGCCCAACGCCAAACACCAACCTTCATCGGTAAGCGCACCCTAACCGAATTCCAAGCCTACAACCAAACCAACAACAACCCCAACCACGTCCTCTCGAACCTCCTGCTTCGTTCCGTTAAGCCCCGGACCAGTTTATACCACACCTCTATGGACTTTCCTGTTCCCGAATTGCAAAACCAAAACCTTTATTCCAACCAAACGCAGCGTTTTGGTGTTCCGTTACTTCACCAGCTTCGTCCTCAGCCCATTAATCTCCCCAACAACGGGCCCGTGCCCATGACAGGCCCAAATTTCGGTTACCGGAACTCGAATTTGGGCTTACCACAGAACCAGAACCGGGTTCGTGTTTCTCTCCCTGTTTCTGTTCCGGTTCAGGTTCACTCATCTGAACCGGAAAAGAAGATCATGGACCACAGGCTTCTGGAATTGGAGAAGCAGCTTCTGGAAGATAACGACGACGAAGGAGAAGCTGATGCTGCGTCTGTGATAACCACGAGCGAGTGGTCCGAGACTTATCAGAATTTAATCAGTCCCAGTCCGGTTCAGAAACCGGTTTTGACGACGACGTCGCCGACTTCTTCCACGACGTCGTCCACGTCATCTTCTTCCTCCGTGGCTTCGCCTGCTTCCGGATGCTCCAAGCAAACGCTCATGGAAGCCGCATCTGCAATTGTTGAAGGTAAACACGATGTTGCGGCGGAGATCCTGAACCGGTTGAACGGTGTGAACCGGAGTGATAGGTTGACGGATTGCATGGTTTCGGCGTTGAAATCGAGGATGAATCCGGTGGAGTATCCTCCGCCGGTGGCGGAGCTTTTCAGGAAGGAGCACGCCGATTCGACTCAGATGCTCTTGGAGAACTCGGTGTGCTTCACGGTAGGGTTCATGGCGGCGAATCTCGCGATTCTGGAAGCCGCATTTGAGGAGAAAACGGAGACGAGCAGGTTCTGCGTGGTGGATTTTGAGATTGGACAAGGGAAGCAGTATTTGCACCTCCTCAACGCGCTCTCGGCGCGTGGACAGAACGTGGCGGTGAAGATCGCAGCCGTAGCAGAAAAAGGAGGTGAGGAGAGAGTGCGGGCTGTGGGAGACATGCTGAGATTACTCGCGGAGAGGCTGAGGATCCGGTTCGAGTTCAAAATCGTCGCGACTCAGAAAATCGCCGAGTTGACTCGTGAGTCGCTGGGATGCGATGCGGACGATGTTCTCATGGTGAACTTCGCGTTCAAGCTGAACAAGATTCCGGACGAGAGCGTCTCCCCGGAAAACCCTCGGGACGAGCTTCTTCGGCGCGTGAAGAGACTCGCGCCGCGCGTGGTGACGGTTGTGGAGCAGGAGATAAACGGGAACACGGCGCCGTTTTTGGCGCGCGTGGCGGAAACGCTGTCGTATTACGGCGCGTTGTTGGAGTCCATTGAGGCCACCACGGTGGGGAAAGATAACAGCATTAACAACTCAGACCGAGTCAGACTCGAGGAGGGACTGAGTCGAAAATTGCATAACTCGGTGGCGTGCGAAGGAAGAGATCGCGTGGAACGGTGCGAAGTGTTTGGAAAATGGCGCGCGCGTATGAGCATGGCGGGGTTTGAGTTAAAACCACTGAGTCAAAGCATGGTCGAGTCAATTAAAGCGCGACTCATCTCTGCCAACAACCGAGTCAACTCGGGACTCACCGTAAAAGAAGAGAACGGAGGGATTTGCTTTGGTTGGATGGGAAGAACACTCACAGTCGCATCTGCTTGGCGTTAA
- the LOC102660229 gene encoding probable inactive patatin-like protein 9 — protein sequence MRRVHTHLPRLMDQEDSLANPLWKRIWKFPVQEKLRFFLWQFVHAAFLTNERRFLNHLSLSSACLGPYLAPSTTPSLFTPFHFSSIDGKTSCAAIDGGLVMNNSAAAAVTHVLHNKRDFLSVNNMEDLLVLSIRNGAQAKRMNNAGECSTSMVVDIALDDISETVDQMLGNAFCWNRTDYVRIQDEEILHTIHRWEIALVVEDLRDGSCCRIVHHQAAIDGGA from the exons ATGCGTCGGGTGCACACTCATCTCCCTCGGCTTATGGATCAGGAAGACTCCCTTGCAAATCCTTTGTGGAAACGTATCTGGAAGTTTCCTGTGCAGGAGAAGTTGCGGTTTTTCCTTTGGCAATTTGTTCATGCTGCTTTTCTAACTAATGAGAGAAGGTTTCTGAATCACTTGTCTCTTAGCAGTGCTTGTCTGG GACCGTATCTCGCACCATCGACGACCCCTAGCCTCTTCACTCCCTTCCACTTCTCCTCCATCGATGGAAAAACCTCGTGCGCCGCTATCGACGGTGGCCTGGTGATGAACAATTCGGCAGCAGCTGCCGTCACGCATGTCCTCCACAACAAGCGCGATTTCCTATCAGTGAACAACATGGAGGATCTCCTCGTCCTGTCCATCAGAAATGGAGCTCAGGCGAAGAGAATGAACAATGCCGGTGAGTGCTCGACGTCGATGGTGGTTGACATTGCGCTCGACGACATTTCCGAGACTGTTGACCAGATGCTAGGAAATGCCTTCTGTTGGAATCGTACGGACTATGTCAGGATTCAG GATGAGGAGATCCTCCACACCATTCATCGATGGGAAATCGCgcttgttgtggaggacttgcgTGACGGCAGTTGCTGCCGGATTGTTCATCACCAGGCCGCCATCGACGGTGGTGCATGA